The genomic interval GGGatgccaggctgtgctggggtcAGCGGAGGAGCACGTGGGGCCAGAAGCACTAAGGGTGGAGGATGGGGCCTCGCTGCGCTAAACCCTTGTCTCCCTTTGCTGCTcgcaggagaggctgggagtGAGCCGGCCCTGCGCCCCGCTGTCCCCGGCACAGGCCCTGCTGCAGCGTGATCACAGGTGGAActggccccccccagccccatgggctCGGTGACCAGGCACGGAGCCAGAAGGCCGGATCCCCTGTCCCCCCAGGACAGCGCAGCCCATAAGGGACAGGGCTGAGGGAAGTAAGGACAGAATTTGTGGCCAGTAGAGCAgtgggaaaacagcaaaaacaccccaaaccaaCAGTGCAGAGGGGACAGGAGGCCCAAGAATAGACCAGAGGTAACAGAGATGCTGAGAATGGGggtgagagaggaaaagggagcCTGAAACTGGCTGGCCATAGGCACTGGCAAGGCACAGGAGTGGGGACAAGGGGTCAGAGGGGCGGCGCTGGCCCCAGACAACAGAGAGGGGTTCTGGGATCTCAGCAGTGACCCACACGCTCACCCCCCTGGGGTGAGGCAGGGTCCTGTCCCTCATACTCAGGTAATCACTTTGATCCCAAAATATTTGCGCAGCTGTTCCAGGAAGACAAAGGTGAGGACGGTGTGAGGAATGAGCCGGATGGCGGCAGGAACGAAGCCCTGGAAGGGAACAGTGAAAACAGGGAGAGTCAGTGTGTGCCTGGCCCTGGGCTTCCCCGTCGGGGCCAAAGGTGCCCAGCAGCCCACCCCACAGGGAGCGGCACGAGCTTGAAAGCACAGGGGAGCAGCTGGCTGGGCATGCAGCAGGAGCTCCGAGGAGCTGGGGCCTTGGTGGGAGGCAGAGACTGCCACAGCGGTGTGGGAGGCACCGCAGCCATCGCTATGCACACAGATCTCAGCATCATGCATCTGCCCCCAAACACATCAGTGCCGGCATCACCACTGCGTAGGCAGAATCTCAGTAGAAGCCTGGGTCAGATCCCACAGCCCCTGGTTCACAAGAGGGTTGGACGCTGCCTGGGGAGGATGAGCAGATGGGCTGTAACAGGGAAAATGCCTGACTGGCAGCATCTGGAAGAAACCTTGGGTTTGAAACCCCTTTACAGGGGCCCTCCCAGGAGCGAGACCGAACATATAGGTGACTGCACCAAGCCTGGGCACGTAGGCCCCAAGGGGTGACCAGCGTCTGCTGGCCAGTAACATGCAACGAGTGCTGGAGCACTGCTGCCCATACCTGCACTCCTGTCTGGAAACCCAAGGGGTGCAAcaaggcagctgctgcagtgcctgCACCCAGGCTGCAAGCCCAGAAGAGGCCAAGGCTCGCAACACTCCAGGGCCAAGCCGAGGACTGGCGGACGAAGGCCCGACGCAGGAAGCAgtcaggctgctggcagcagagcctggaaggCTCCTGCCCCAGAACCCTTCTAGACTTTaacctctgctcccagcctggccTACTCTCCCCACACTACGCCCTCCAGCCCGTCCCACGCGTCCCCGGCTAGGTACCTTGTAGAAGGCGAGGGGGCCGAGCTTGGCAGTTTCCATGGCACAGTGGGCAACACCCTGGAGCgaggaggagagaggtgagGAGGCACCGGGAGGCGGAGGCCAGTGCGCAAAGGGGACAGGACTGGCAGCAGCGAGGTGGGCAGGACAGGCTACTCACCCGGTACTCGCCCTGGGAGTTCATGAGGCGGGTCTTGAGCACGTCCAAGGGCTGGCACAGGAATGTGGCACATCCGCCCTGGGGAGAGCCAGCGGGGTCAGCAGCTCCAGCTCACAGAGGAGACCCAGGTGCCAGTGACCACCATGGTCACTGGAGAGACCAAGAGCCCTGCCTGCGCCCAACCCCATGCTGGGAGCCCCACAGCAGCCTCTGTGCCTGGCCCTGCTTCATCAGAGTCCCGAGAGGCAGCTCTGGCAGGCCCAGCCTGAGGTCCCGAGCCCAGCTGCAGGCaaacccagccccagccctgcctcctcaCACCCGGCCCTGCTCACAGCGATGAAGCTGGCCAGGAAGTGAGTGAAGATGTTGTCTGACAGCAACCCAGTTGTGAGAACCAGCTGCTTGGCCTGGTCATAGCAGGAGAGCTGCGGAGACATGGCATGTTAGTGACACGTCCCCCCTCCTCACCACGCCAGGGACTATCCTGGGCACCTACTGCCCAGAAGAGATGTCCTACCTGCCCAACGGTGACTAAGGCCCCTCGGCTGGATGCCATCGTAGCTCCCGAGAACAGTTTCTTCAAGCCCTCTGTGGACAGACAGATTGGGatcagcacagccctgggacATTACTCACACTCCCTTCCCCCTGGGgagcctccttccctgcctgctctgtgtCCCAGACTCCTCATACAACAGTGCTTAAAACACACAACAGCAAAtatgctgcagagaaggagaatCCTTCAGCACAGCCCCACCTGCTCCCTGCTGCCGTTCATTCCCCTTCCCACCTGCTCCACCCTCTTGCGCTTTTTCATAGCGGCTCCCGGCAGGTCTCTTTTCCACCCGAGTACGGGCaggctgccaggccctgcctgGCCCATGCCCCAGCCAGATGTTGCGGAGTTGCCgggccctgcctggccctgggctCCCCTGGCCACCCTCcgtcccccctccctgccccggctgAACAAACACCCGCGGCAGCTCGCAGACAGAGCTCCCTGGGCCACTCCTGCCACGGTTTCCCAGTGTCAGCGAGGACACCCCAGGCGGGCTCAGCCTACCCCGGCTGGCACGGCCTCACCTTCCCGGAGGACACGGTACATGCCGTCCAGGGCATGGGAATAGCTGGAAGGAGCGAGAGGGGAAGGTGTGAGGGTCTGCGGCTCCCCGGCAGCACCACCGCCCCGAGTGGGCAGCTGCAGCTCCGGGGCCGCGGCCACAGCTCCGCCACCCCCCAGGCACGGGGTCCCACCGCCGGTGCGCTGCTGCCCTCCCGCGGCCACACGGACCCCGGGagcccctgcccgccgccccggcccccccgggaGCCCCAGCCCCCCACTCACTTGCGCCGCAGTGAGGGCGGCTGCTTCACGTCGTTCTGCATCCTGTAAGGCAGAGCACCACGGGGTGAGGTGGGGGCCAgtgccccgctgcccccccagcaccggggGCCCAGAGCAAGCCTGCCCCTGGGGTGTGCCAGCCCCTGGGGGTGTCACACCCCATGGCCTGTCACACACAGAGCTCCCCACCGGGGCAGCCTGGTCAGAAGAGACGTCAGGAACGCGGGGAACGCCCCACCATCCCAACTGCTGCCGCACGCCAGCCACAAgcctccctcagcagcagcaccagggtgTGGGCAGAACTGACCTGACGTTCACCATGTCTGCCGGGGTCCCCACGAACCCGCCAGTAAAACCTGCGGCCAAAGAAGAGTTTGGGGTCAGGGGGCTCCTCCAGCCCAAGGGAGCCCAGGGCTGAGGACCCTCTCCCTCACTCACCTCCCACTGCACCCAGCAGCACCTTCTGGTAGAAGGGGGGAGGCCCCTGACTGCCCTGGCCCAAGCGGTCCCTTGCGGTCTCGTAGATGGCAAAGCGAGTCAAGGAATACGTCAtctggaggaaaggaaggatgaGCCATGGTGTCCCACTGGGCACCCACCTCCTTGGCCCCCGCGGCTCAGGGCAGCCTGTCAactccagcccagctgccagTCAGGGAGGGCAGCGCCACGCAGCAGGAGCCCTGTGCCGGTCTCGGGGGACCGGAGGCTGTCAGGGCACGGCAGCACTCACCTGCCGGCACAGCGAGGCGCTGAGCCCGTTGTAGAGAGCCAGGAAGCCGTCAGTGCGGATCACACGCATCGCCATCCCCATCATCCGCATCTTCACCTCCTGCTGCGTCTGCAGGTGGAcctggggcagagcccagcagcatcAGCGCACCAGCCCAGTGCTGGGCAGAAATGGGAGAGTGCAGGGCAGCGGAGCAGGGACGGCCGCTCCAAGTGCTTGTCACAGTAACTCGTTAGCACTCACACAGGAGCTTCCATGCAAACAGCAATAGCTCCAGGCTCCTCGCACCTAAGCGGTACTTGGACACTGGCCCAGGCCAGTGTCAGAGTGGTGGAGGCTGGCAAGAGAAGGGGGAGTGCCAAGGCACCTGCCCACAGTCCCTCCCAGGCGCCTGCCCAGCTCTGTGACCTCAAAAGCACGCCCCAAGATGAAGTTGTAGTGCCTGCTCCTCCAAGAAAAGCCCTGGGCCATGTTGGGGTGGGGAGGATCCAGAAGCACGTGAGCAAGCGAGCAACCAGTGCAGGTTTGCTCAGAGGGAACACAACAGGGCTGGCGCAGTCATGACCTCCTGCTGCCCTACACCCTCGCCACACGAGGCAGCAGGCCTCCAGAAGTAacttcccctcctcctcagaCGCAGGAagacagccctgcagccctgctcacCAGCTCCAAACTGCTCCCTGCCACAGCCAGGCACAGCCCGGGTGTCTGggtgctcccctccccacccacaaCAGCCCAGCGCTTCCCACCATCACCAGAGGAAGCGGCAGCAGGACCGCACAGGTGCTGGCTGGGACAGAGGTGCCGTGCCGGCCGGAGCATGTTCAGAGTGCACCACGATGCAAAGATCACGTGTGGGTCAAAGGCCTCAGGAGATAAAACTAAAGAGAGCAAAGGGCCGCTGGCAGGGGACCAGGCCTGGCTCCCATTACAGAAGCCCCGGCACGGCCAGGGCGTGGGACACGCAGCAGGACGCTGGGAACAGCCTCTGTCTCCCGTGCAGGGCAGCAgcggggggcaggaaggggccTGCCTTCGACCCCAGCAGGCGGATTTCAGACGTCAGGGCCAGAGCTCGTGGTGTGCCAGGGAGCTGGGCGAGCGGCTGCCGGGCAGAGGGactgggcaggcaggcaggtaCGCCAGAGCCACGCCTggaagcaggcaggcaggcaggggaggggctGGCCAGCACTGCGGTCACTGccgcagggcaggcagcccgtGGGCGGCCAGTAGCTGCGCAGTACCAGCTCAGGGGTTCCGGCAGGGGCACGAGCACTCTCCAGCCGGGCTGGCTCGGGCCTCCCTCCAGGGCCAAGGTCCAGAGGTGCGGCAAAGCAGCCTTGGCCCCTTGTCCTGCCAGACCCTGAGGCCTCTCATGCTTCCCCACGCCTGGCACCAGCCCTCGCTGTGGAGGTGCTCTGGGCCAAAGGCAGGTCTGTGTTCAATATTTAGGTGTGAACCCTCTGGCAAAAACAGCCGGCTAGCCTgggctgctcacagctgcaGGGCACGCAGGGGCTACACATCCGCAGGGACGCAGCCCAAAAGTCACAGCCATCATGCTGGCTCAGAGACAGACCTAGTGGCATGTGCCAGACTAATTCCCCTTCTTAGTGCCTTGCCAGGGCATCCTACACGAGCTCCCACAGGCTGCCAGCCACCTCCGCTGGGCAGTCGGGGCCAGCCGGGCATGGCAACAGGCTGAGCACTGGGGAAGTGGCACCCCCCTGCCAGCGCTGGCTCCTCTCCCGGGCCTCTCCCCAGCacatcttcccctctctccatgcagtggggtgggaaggggccGCCTGTCCCGAGCCTCAGCCATGGGCACAGCCCCGGGCACGGCAGGACCTGGCCTGGGCTGGCTCTCCCGCTCCCCCTCCGCAGCCTGCCTGGCTGCCAGGCTCGTCGTTGCTTGGCAGGCACACAAGGCTCCGGGCAGCGCTGGCATTCGCCCCGTCCGTGGGTGCTGGCAGCGCAGGGCTGCGCGCGGCGCTCTTTGTGCGGGAGCGGGGATGCCAGGCCATCCGCAGCGCCTAGGTGACATCTTGGCCTGAGGACGCAGAGTCCAGTAGGCCTGCATCCAACGCCGCGGGCCCcggggccaccgctgtgcctCACGCAGACgcctgggcagggctggccagGGTGTCCTCCACggcccccacaccccccccagggcctgcacccccagctccccagagccctcagccccacAGTCCCGAGCCACGTCCCCCCACACGTCTGCACCTGCCCCTGGGCCAGGCCCGCGtcccctcagccccacagcCGCCTCCCACCCCTGTCCCCTCACCGCTGTGATCCTGGGCCCCACAGCcacctcccccccgcccctgtcCCCTCACCGCCGTAACCCCCGGGCCCCACAGCCACCTCCCCCCCCACTATCCCCTCACCGCCGTAACCCCCGGGCCCCACAGCCACCTCCCCCCCCACTATCCCCTCACCGCCGTAACCCCCGGGCCCCACAGCCACCTCCCCCCCCACTATCCCCTCACCGCCGTACCCCCGGGCCGGGCCCACGTCCCCTCAGCCCTGTCCCCTCACCGCCGTGACCCCCGGGCCCCACagccacctcccccccccccccatcccctcacTACCGTAACCCCGTGCCCTACAGCcgcctgcctcctccccaaacCCAGAGCCGCGTCCCTGCCCTCTCAATCCTCTCACACCCGCGAACCGGTCTCTCAGAACCGgcgccccccccttcccccacgGGCAGCTGTTTCCCCGGCAGCCGCTCTCTGGAACCCGAAAGCCGTTTGTTCACAGCGGTTCCCCATCTCCTCACAACCCTTCCCGccctttcctcccctcaccTTCAGCAAATCCAACGGGTGGGTGCAGCAAGCGGCGCCGCACGACGCGAGGCCGCCGAAGTACCAGCGCGACACGCGCCGCTCCGCCATCAGGAGCCGTTCTGCGCTAAGACACGCCCCCTCGCGGGTCAACGCCACGCCCCTCTAGGGCAAACCACGCCCCTCTAGGGCAAACCACGCCCCTCTAGGGCAAAACCACGCCCCCTTCCTCCCACGGTACCCGGGGCTATCGCAACGAGTCCGGGGCTATCGCGACAAGCCCGGGGGCGTCGAGGCAGCTCCCCCGCGCCGCTCCCGCGGCGCGGGGGAGCTGCCTCGACGCCCCCGGGCTCCAGAAGTACATCCCCCAACCGTCTCcgcagagggaggaagatgcctCTCCCCCGTTAATAATTAACCGTAAATAATTAACGCCGTGCCGTGCGGAGGTGGCAGCACCAAGCGGCTCGAGCAGGGAGGGTGGTGCGCGGTGCGCGGTGGGTCTGGGCAGCACCGGGAGCGCGTGAACGATGAGGCAGGGTTGATTTTTGAGAGGTTAACcatttttagagatttttttttttttttgacatttatgAAGGTAGAGTTCACTGCGATGTCAGAACTAGGCAGCAGCCTCGCCAAAACGTACAGCATTCTCGCACCGGATCGCTTCGAGAGAGCATTCCCACCGCACGATTAGGGGACAACTCGCACTCGGAAACATCCGGAACCCGGTTCCGGCAGCGGCCGGCACCCGGGCAGGCGGCAGCGGGGAAGGCTGCCGTCGTGCCAGTCCCTCCGTGGTGAGACAGGGCTGTTTACTCCAGAACCACagtccctcctgctgcctccagtgctgctttgatcttctctgcttcctccttgGAAGCGTTAGCCTTGATCTCCTGCGGAAGGGACTCCACCAGCTTCTTTGCCTGCGGGAAGGACAAAGTACGAGACTTGTAAACTTGGCTTTTGCTAACTGGATTAACAGATTTAGAGCCATGAGCCTGACCTCAGCATAAGCAGACCAGGGAAACTCACTGACTGGTCTAAAACCCAAGACTTTTACTTAAACTACAGCACATCCTGCCGGAAGATATCCAAACCTGGCTGCAAGTGACGGCGCATCCACTACGGCCCTGAGTCATCGCCCGTACATTCCTCCCACGACGCACATGGTGCTCCCAGAGGTGCAGCCCTGGTCTGGGAAGGTGCCTGGGACGCACACCGAGCCACCGTGCAGCGACCTGCCGAGGCAGCTACCGGCCTCGTTGGGTCgactttttttctgccaaatgTTTTGGTTCACATATTTCCgccagcagggaggagaggccGTCTCAGGGTTTGTACACGGCTGTGCTGGGCAAGACAAGAGTCTGCTGTACCAGGTAAAAGAAGAGTTCCAGAACAGACTATGCTTGACAACACAATCTTGGTGTTTTCAGGACTTTATACAAAACTATTGGTACTACGCAGTACCACAATATTTAAGGCAAACTGAAAAGCTGTTCAACTGATTTAAAGGGACTTCCTACAGTACTGCTgtgcagaaagggaagggagcCCGGGAGCCCCTGCTGCAGTCAGATGCTCTTGCTCCAACaccaagcagcagcaacaaagcTACTCGGCTCCTCAGAAGCGAAGCCTGGGGAGGTTCCTGTGGGGaacagctgctgccagctctctgcCGTGTGGCACTGCACGTATTTCACACCCAACAGATTGACCATTGCTGACAGAAAggaggttttgttgttttaattcctgttgggtgcagcagacaATGTGTCTGTGGCGgcagaaaatacttcttttggTAGGGATGAGAAGGCGCAGCtgtgcagcagggcaggcatgCCTTCGCCCACCAGAGCCCAGGACAGCATCTGGAAAGGAGCCTGTTCTGGCTTGCTGTGACGAGGACAGGGAACACAATCATGGTTATTCATTTAAGGTCCTTGCTCACTAACGCTTAACTTCTGTTCTAAAGCAGCCTGGCTCAAAGGAAGCAGCCGTTCAGAGCTCCCAGCGGGAGGAAGAGCAGGGCCCGAGCCAAGCCAGACCTGCGCAGTAACGGCCGCTGGGCAGAGAGGCAATGCGTTTCCAATCCCAGCCGGAGCGTACAGGGACGCCAACCCGGCATGGTGAAGATGCGAGGTAAGCGTCTGCCGGGCCGGCTCTGAACAAGCTTTCAGAGGTGCAAACAGACTCGAGTTTGGCTTGTGCTGGCGATGTGCCTGCCTCACCAAGCAGTGGTTTCTGTAGGACTGTCCCGTTCGAGTCACATCAGCACCCAACGTCCAAAGATTTGACTAGCAGTGCTTTCTTCCAAATCATTAGCAGCCTTACAGGCCAAGAATAAGTAGATTCCCTGcaaatctcattaaaaactCCTCAACTGGATGGCAATAAAATTTACAATAAAAACGCATCAGCTACACTTTGAATGCGACCTCTGTAGACAGAACCAACCTTCAGCAGCAGTTTGTTTTGTGCGTGTTTTAACCAAAATACGCTGGGTAAGTCACGCTTGACAAAGTTTACCCGCCATAACCTGCATCTACCAACCTCGTAACTGCACTGGAACCGTAACCAGCCTGTTCAGCAGGTTCTGTGTGCTCAGCCAAGCTGGTTTAGCATTAGTTCTCCAGATGGTTTTTAATTACCCGCTGGTCGTGTCCGTTACGGGGCTTAGgtattttaatgtttgcttGGGACTGATAACGGATAAACAAGCGCCAGACTAATCAAGCTAGACAGTCAGTTAATTATCCCAGCGGGCCAATGAAACTCACGTCTCTGCCACTGGAGTTTCTCTGTTACcgatttgtttgctttgcaatACATTGGTATGAACAGGTCAGAAGATTTTCTGCAAATCCTTCTGATATCCCGGGCTATGAATAGGAGCAGATGTTACAATGCTCAACGTTTCTTCCTTTCAAGTGGATAAATAGAAAGTGCTACGTTTATCCCTGAGATATGAAAGCATCATCCAGTGGTGAACTGAAGCACATTAAATGCTTCCACAGTAGCAGCTGTATCACCCGTTCTTTGTTCTGAGCCTACATCATCGCTCAAGGGTATGAGCTCAGACACTGTGGAGGACTGTGAGAGGCCCGTCTGCCCTGAGCAAGAAGGAGGAGGCATCACCTACAAAAAGAGCTGAGAAGCACTGGAAGCGTGGATTGCAAGATGTGTGGATTAGAGAAACTTGTCTAAAGTCAGAAATAGCCAGGGGAGAGGCAAGCCAAATCCAGCTGTAAGGAAGAGTCCTGGCCACTCCCAAGTCCTGCAGGAAAGCCCACAGCAGCTCTTAGATTTGGAGAAGGCGAGGCTGGCACGGAGAACTTTGAGGTCTTTGCTCTGAGCCTCCTCCTTCATCCCACCGCTTCTGCTAGGGGCTCAGCAGTTCTccacacagcagagctgggacgGACCAGCCTTCTCTAAGAAACACCAGACAAACTGACACAGCCAACTCCTGCTCTACACCTCGCCCACATCTTTGCACTGAGGTGCGTGCACAGGCAGGCTGCTCTCCTGGACATGGAAATCCAGGCACCCTTTTGAATGGAGAACTGAGGCCGCCGCTTGCAATGTGCTTCAGAACCCGTCTGGGCTCGGGGGCGACGCAGTGGGcggccggggccgcggggcagccccctcctcacctGCACGAGGTTCACTCCCGGGACAAAGTTCTTCACCTCCTTGATCAGCTTCACCTTGTCAGCAGGTTTCAGCTCTGTCAGCCGGACagtgaaatgtgttttctcctttttgagcgggaccgcctcctcctcctcctggaaGCAGCCAGAGCTCGGTGAAGACGCCCAGCCAGGGCCACGgggcttctcctccccctcccctccccgcccccccacgCGTGGGGACCCGCAAGGCCGACACGGAGCCACCGGGACCCAactcccgccccccccccccccctcccccggggaTCCCGGTACCTGTGGAGCCGCCTGGGAGGGCAGAAGGgaggcggccgccgccgccggcatCACCCCCACGTCCGGGATCTTCAGCGTCTCCTGCGGGAAGAGCAGCGGCACCGGCGGCCGGTGAGGCGGCGCacgcgggccgggccgggatGAGCCGGGCCGatgagccgagccgagccgggccgggccgggccgggccgcgccgcccctCGCCACCCACCTTGAGGAGCGCGTTGAGGTCGGCCACCTCCAGCAGCGTCAGCCCCGCGATGTCCCGCACCAGCTGCCGCACCTTGGGCGAGTACTCCTTGGCGGCCG from Grus americana isolate bGruAme1 chromosome 18, bGruAme1.mat, whole genome shotgun sequence carries:
- the SLC25A10 gene encoding mitochondrial dicarboxylate carrier, which gives rise to MAERRVSRWYFGGLASCGAACCTHPLDLLKVHLQTQQEVKMRMMGMAMRVIRTDGFLALYNGLSASLCRQMTYSLTRFAIYETARDRLGQGSQGPPPFYQKVLLGAVGGFTGGFVGTPADMVNVRMQNDVKQPPSLRRNYSHALDGMYRVLREEGLKKLFSGATMASSRGALVTVGQLSCYDQAKQLVLTTGLLSDNIFTHFLASFIAGGCATFLCQPLDVLKTRLMNSQGEYRGVAHCAMETAKLGPLAFYKGFVPAAIRLIPHTVLTFVFLEQLRKYFGIKVIT
- the MRPL12 gene encoding 39S ribosomal protein L12, mitochondrial, which produces MLPAARALPPRLPRRPPPAWRWGTAGPPAAGLRALGTGRARRSEALAGAPLDTAAKEYSPKVRQLVRDIAGLTLLEVADLNALLKETLKIPDVGVMPAAAAASLLPSQAAPQEEEEAVPLKKEKTHFTVRLTELKPADKVKLIKEVKNFVPGVNLVQAKKLVESLPQEIKANASKEEAEKIKAALEAAGGTVVLE